One genomic region from Methanobrevibacter woesei encodes:
- the cfbA gene encoding sirohydrochlorin nickelochelatase translates to MDTNSKSSNNVAVILLSHGSSLPYAEKTFGEIKEKFIEATGLPTEIGYMKVSSPSIAEAVDILKENNNINRILALPVFLAPGIHTNIDIPIMLGLEPLETDPRYPDGVYPDDFYLSIVKDVEFDGDIELLSAIGPDKSLLKVIDKRIDEALAESQLNEDAKTGILLVSHGSRLNYNKEFITELHRLFDEECSYPNNFGFMELVEPNIPTSINKLVSENDIERLVVVPVFIAPGMHTTSDIPTILGLKEESEHSHSHSHDHHHDHGHGHGHHHHHHHDLEKVEFDGEILYPEPIGSDDVLIDILKNRIEDAL, encoded by the coding sequence ATGGATACAAATTCAAAGTCATCAAATAATGTTGCTGTGATTTTACTTAGTCATGGAAGTAGCTTACCTTACGCTGAAAAAACTTTCGGTGAAATTAAAGAAAAGTTTATTGAAGCTACTGGATTACCTACTGAAATTGGATATATGAAGGTTTCTAGTCCTTCCATTGCTGAAGCTGTTGATATATTAAAAGAAAATAATAATATTAACAGAATTTTAGCATTACCTGTATTTTTAGCACCAGGAATTCATACTAATATTGATATTCCTATAATGTTAGGATTAGAACCTTTAGAAACTGATCCTAGATATCCTGACGGCGTATATCCTGATGACTTCTATTTATCTATTGTAAAAGATGTTGAATTTGATGGAGATATTGAATTATTATCTGCTATAGGTCCAGATAAATCACTTTTAAAAGTAATAGATAAAAGAATTGATGAGGCACTTGCTGAATCTCAATTAAATGAGGATGCTAAAACTGGAATTTTACTTGTTTCACATGGAAGTAGGTTAAACTATAACAAGGAGTTTATAACTGAACTTCATAGGTTATTTGATGAAGAATGTTCCTATCCAAATAATTTTGGATTTATGGAGCTTGTAGAACCTAATATTCCAACTTCAATTAATAAATTAGTATCAGAAAACGATATTGAAAGATTAGTTGTTGTTCCAGTATTTATTGCTCCTGGAATGCACACTACTTCTGATATTCCTACTATTTTAGGTTTAAAAGAAGAATCTGAGCATTCACATAGTCATAGTCATGACCATCATCATGATCATGGTCACGGACATGGGCATCATCATCACCATCATCATGACTTAGAAAAAGTTGAATTTGATGGGGAAATATTATATCCAGAACCAATTGGATCTGATGATGTTTTAATTGATATACTAAAAAATAGAATTGAAGATGCTCTTTAA